A genomic window from Thermococcus nautili includes:
- a CDS encoding riboflavin synthase, protein MFSGIVEGTGKARYSAGKLYVELPFEVKPGDSVAVNGACLTVVEFDGKTAVFDVGEETLRRTNLREAKLVNLERALKLGDRLDGHIVTGHVDGTVRFITARRSGNTTWMAFEMPSERWGIAEKGSIALNGVSLTVARVEANRFWIQVIPYTLEVTNLGSLRPGDRVNYEIDVLARYVKRIMEAGV, encoded by the coding sequence ATGTTCAGCGGAATCGTTGAGGGAACAGGCAAAGCCCGCTACTCGGCGGGAAAGCTATATGTTGAGCTCCCGTTCGAGGTCAAACCGGGCGACAGCGTCGCGGTGAACGGGGCCTGTTTAACCGTCGTCGAGTTCGATGGAAAAACGGCCGTCTTCGACGTCGGCGAGGAGACCCTGAGGAGGACCAACCTGCGCGAGGCAAAGCTAGTGAACCTCGAGAGGGCCTTAAAGCTCGGGGACAGGCTCGACGGCCACATAGTTACCGGCCACGTGGACGGGACGGTTCGCTTCATCACCGCGCGGAGGAGCGGGAACACGACCTGGATGGCCTTCGAGATGCCCAGCGAGAGGTGGGGAATAGCTGAGAAGGGCTCGATAGCGCTCAACGGCGTTTCTCTAACCGTCGCGAGGGTCGAGGCGAACCGCTTCTGGATTCAGGTTATCCCCTACACGCTCGAGGTGACGAACCTCGGCTCCCTGAGGCCCGGAGACAGGGTGAACTACGAGATTGACGTTTTGGCAAGGTACGTAAAGCGCATCATGGAGGCGGGAGTATGA
- the ribD gene encoding bifunctional diaminohydroxyphosphoribosylaminopyrimidine deaminase/5-amino-6-(5-phosphoribosylamino)uracil reductase RibD — translation MSSEDERFMRLALELAKHGEGWVNPNPMVGAVIVKDGKIIGVGWHRRFGEKHAEINAIEDAKSKGHDVRDATMYVTLEPCSHWGKQPPCADRIIREGLRRVVVAMMDPNPLVSGRGIEKMRKAGIEVEVGVLEDDARRLNEIFIKYVTTKMPFVSIKLALTLDGFIATETGSSQWITGERARLKVQELRRRHMAIMVGAGTVLADNPRLNCRLENCPEKVKVVLDRSGRVAGAVKSWKKFRLFEDGRVIFFTERPELFEGIAEAYPITEPGEILRKLGELGIDSVLIEGGRIACQFLSYADKFYLFYGPKLFGRGIKPFECLNVENANEVPLLRIDSIERLGESFLVTAYPGGGDVQRNR, via the coding sequence ATGAGCAGTGAAGATGAGAGATTCATGCGCTTGGCACTCGAGCTGGCGAAGCACGGTGAGGGCTGGGTCAATCCAAACCCAATGGTAGGGGCAGTTATCGTCAAGGACGGGAAGATAATAGGCGTCGGCTGGCACCGGCGCTTCGGCGAGAAGCACGCGGAGATCAATGCCATAGAGGACGCGAAGAGCAAGGGGCACGACGTGCGGGACGCAACTATGTACGTGACCCTCGAGCCCTGCTCCCACTGGGGGAAGCAGCCGCCTTGCGCCGACAGGATAATCAGGGAAGGCCTCAGGCGCGTCGTCGTCGCGATGATGGACCCCAATCCGCTCGTCTCCGGAAGGGGAATCGAGAAGATGAGAAAGGCTGGAATCGAGGTCGAGGTTGGCGTTCTCGAAGACGATGCAAGAAGGCTCAACGAGATTTTCATCAAGTATGTGACTACCAAGATGCCCTTCGTTTCAATCAAGCTCGCCCTGACCCTTGACGGCTTCATCGCGACGGAGACAGGTTCCTCCCAGTGGATTACCGGCGAGAGGGCGAGGCTCAAAGTTCAGGAGCTCAGGAGGAGGCACATGGCGATAATGGTCGGCGCGGGGACCGTCTTAGCTGACAACCCGAGGCTCAACTGCAGGCTGGAGAACTGCCCCGAGAAGGTCAAGGTAGTCCTCGACCGCTCTGGCAGAGTCGCTGGGGCGGTGAAATCATGGAAGAAGTTCAGACTGTTTGAGGACGGCAGGGTCATCTTCTTCACCGAGAGGCCCGAGCTCTTCGAGGGAATAGCGGAAGCCTACCCTATAACCGAGCCCGGGGAAATCCTCAGGAAGCTCGGAGAACTTGGCATCGACAGCGTCCTGATTGAGGGTGGGAGGATAGCCTGCCAGTTTTTAAGCTACGCGGACAAGTTCTACCTCTTCTACGGCCCCAAGCTCTTTGGGAGGGGAATAAAGCCCTTCGAGTGCCTGAATGTTGAGAACGCGAACGAGGTGCCGCTACTGAGGATTGACTCAATCGAGAGGCTCGGTGAGAGCTTCCTCGTAACGGCTTACCCCGGTGGTGGAGATGTTCAGCGGAATCGTTGA
- a CDS encoding DUF835 domain-containing protein, with protein MNYSPLKLYLEVVKLVAVTLMLGLVVKRHEAFTYLVPKKVVKKAFFFLTVFWLGFVADVSNDIYPTEFTKVLDDIIISVALVFGAYLMWSASSPLRESVTPKKLGTLNGEPRIQRGAYLVYASTLKDVLDIVRGRKVLFVTRHPELLQGSNLPYIWVSKIPSRYSVNPTNLHILLHEISKSVDRNTVIVLDALEYLILENGFKSVMKFLTTLKDIVIEKNATLLLVVEKNALDEKERAMLESEFQVLVL; from the coding sequence ATGAATTATTCCCCATTAAAGTTGTATCTTGAGGTAGTCAAGCTAGTTGCCGTTACGCTTATGTTGGGCCTAGTTGTTAAGAGGCATGAAGCTTTTACTTATTTGGTGCCCAAAAAGGTCGTGAAAAAAGCATTTTTCTTTCTTACTGTGTTTTGGCTTGGATTCGTGGCAGATGTTTCTAACGATATTTATCCCACTGAGTTTACAAAAGTTCTTGATGACATAATTATTTCTGTAGCACTCGTTTTCGGAGCATACTTAATGTGGTCAGCATCCTCACCGCTCAGAGAATCAGTTACGCCCAAGAAGCTTGGAACTCTAAATGGCGAGCCCAGAATTCAGAGGGGTGCCTATTTAGTTTATGCATCAACTTTAAAGGACGTGCTGGATATAGTTCGCGGTAGGAAAGTGCTTTTTGTTACACGACATCCAGAATTGTTGCAAGGTTCAAACTTGCCATATATATGGGTAAGCAAAATTCCGAGCAGGTACTCAGTGAATCCAACAAACTTACACATTCTCCTCCATGAAATCAGTAAGAGCGTTGACAGGAACACAGTTATTGTTTTAGATGCACTGGAATATCTGATATTAGAAAATGGCTTCAAATCAGTAATGAAATTTTTGACAACACTTAAGGACATCGTTATTGAGAAAAACGCGACATTGTTGCTTGTTGTTGAGAAAAATGCTCTTGACGAAAAAGAGAGAGCAATGCTGGAGAGCGAGTTTCAAGTTCTAGTTCTTTAA
- a CDS encoding formate--phosphoribosylaminoimidazolecarboxamide ligase, which translates to MIISTIASHSSLQILLGAKDEVFRTRLYVKPERKAFYASTRLADELVVTEDMGAILEDEGIVIPHGSFVAYLGLEGIERAKAKFFGNRRFLKWETTFELQDKALDGAGIPRIRVIEPDEVEPEKLYFVRLEGPRGGSGHFIARGEELDEKLGELKEPHRIEEFIPGVYLYVHFFYSPILGRLELLGVDERVVIADGNARWPVKPLPYTIAGNVGVALRESLLPRLYDYGLAFVEAMKKLEPPGIIGPFALHFAYDGSFRAIGFASRIDGGSNALHWYGRLYWNEPMSVGRRIAREIRLAIDEDRLGEVVT; encoded by the coding sequence AGATTCTCCTCGGGGCCAAAGACGAGGTGTTCAGGACGAGACTCTACGTGAAGCCCGAGAGGAAGGCATTCTACGCCTCCACGAGGCTCGCGGACGAGCTTGTCGTCACGGAAGACATGGGCGCGATTCTCGAAGACGAAGGAATAGTAATCCCCCACGGCTCCTTCGTGGCCTACCTCGGCCTTGAGGGGATAGAGAGAGCTAAAGCAAAGTTCTTCGGCAACAGGCGCTTCCTCAAGTGGGAAACTACCTTTGAACTCCAGGATAAAGCCCTCGACGGGGCAGGAATTCCGAGGATTCGGGTCATCGAGCCCGATGAGGTTGAGCCGGAGAAGCTCTACTTCGTCCGCCTTGAGGGGCCGAGAGGAGGGAGCGGGCACTTCATAGCGCGCGGGGAGGAGCTTGATGAGAAGTTAGGGGAGCTTAAGGAACCCCACAGGATAGAGGAGTTCATCCCAGGCGTTTACCTCTACGTCCACTTCTTCTACTCGCCGATTCTGGGAAGGCTCGAGCTCCTCGGCGTCGACGAGAGGGTAGTTATCGCCGATGGAAACGCCCGCTGGCCGGTGAAACCGCTCCCCTACACGATAGCGGGGAACGTTGGCGTCGCTTTGAGGGAGTCGCTCCTTCCGAGGCTCTACGACTACGGTCTGGCATTCGTGGAAGCCATGAAGAAGCTCGAACCGCCCGGAATCATCGGCCCCTTCGCGCTCCACTTCGCCTACGACGGTAGCTTTAGGGCGATAGGCTTCGCCTCGCGCATCGACGGCGGTTCGAACGCCCTCCACTGGTACGGAAGGCTCTACTGGAACGAGCCCATGAGCGTCGGAAGGAGGATAGCGAGGGAAATCAGGCTGGCAATCGATGAAGACCGGCTCGGGGAGGTGGTAACGTGA
- a CDS encoding prolyl oligopeptidase family serine peptidase: protein MEDPYIWAENLKDERVLKLVEEENRRFREFIGELSDELFPEVWEYYSIPVLTGAKLTEKGVIAMYRERDRQIIRWLGGEDIVDSKELEKELNDEVLLQGFTADGKGRFLAYSFSIGGADEGITRIVDLETGELIEEFRPSVWNVTFLEDGYYFARFYRHGETPDGVKAPAERFFRKDANGEKMVFGEGLGSGYFISLRKSTDGKWAMVTVTFGWNSAEIYAGPIDEPEKWEKVYSADVPVEPIDVINGKLYLLTREGKGLGKLIAVKDGKVEEVIPEGEFPLEWAVLVGDKILAGRLVHASHRLEVYSLDGEKLDEMTFDLPGSVYPLDADGKKVLLRYESFTVPYRLYEFDGELKLVEGQEIEGNFRVEEDFAVSKDGTRVHYFLVKGERDEKKAWVFGYGGFNISLTPRFFPQAIPFIKRGGTFGMANLRGGSEYGEEWHRAGMRENKQNVFDDFIAVLEKLKGEGYRVAAWGRSNGGLLVSATLVQRPDVMDSALIGYPVIDMMRFHKLYIGSVWIPEYGNPDDPRDREFLLRYSPYHNVRPAEYPPTLIYTGLHDDRVHPAHAIKFFLKLKEVGAPVYLRVETKSGHMGASPETRARELADLLAFVLKALS, encoded by the coding sequence ATGGAAGACCCCTACATCTGGGCCGAGAACCTGAAGGACGAGCGCGTTCTAAAGCTCGTCGAGGAGGAGAACAGGAGGTTTAGAGAGTTCATAGGAGAGCTGAGCGACGAACTCTTTCCCGAGGTCTGGGAGTACTACTCGATTCCAGTCTTAACAGGTGCGAAGCTGACGGAGAAGGGCGTTATAGCGATGTACCGCGAGAGGGACAGGCAAATTATCAGGTGGCTCGGCGGAGAGGATATAGTTGACTCGAAGGAGCTTGAAAAGGAGCTTAACGATGAGGTTCTCCTTCAGGGATTCACTGCGGACGGAAAGGGCAGGTTTCTGGCCTACAGCTTCTCGATAGGCGGTGCCGACGAGGGAATAACGAGAATCGTCGACCTCGAAACCGGCGAGCTAATCGAGGAGTTCAGGCCGTCGGTGTGGAACGTCACCTTCCTTGAAGACGGCTACTACTTCGCCCGCTTCTACAGGCACGGGGAAACGCCTGACGGAGTTAAAGCGCCGGCCGAGAGGTTCTTCCGAAAGGATGCAAACGGGGAGAAGATGGTCTTTGGAGAGGGCCTCGGCTCCGGCTACTTCATTTCGCTGAGGAAGAGCACCGACGGAAAGTGGGCGATGGTTACCGTTACCTTCGGCTGGAACAGTGCGGAAATCTACGCCGGCCCGATAGACGAGCCCGAGAAGTGGGAGAAGGTTTACTCGGCGGACGTTCCGGTTGAACCGATTGACGTAATCAACGGAAAGCTCTACCTCCTGACGAGGGAAGGGAAAGGATTGGGAAAGCTCATCGCGGTCAAGGACGGAAAAGTCGAGGAGGTAATTCCCGAGGGCGAGTTCCCCCTTGAGTGGGCCGTCTTAGTTGGGGACAAAATCCTCGCGGGCAGGCTCGTGCACGCGAGCCACAGGCTTGAGGTTTACTCGCTCGACGGAGAAAAGCTCGACGAGATGACCTTCGACCTCCCTGGGAGCGTTTACCCGCTCGACGCCGACGGAAAGAAGGTTTTGCTCCGCTACGAGAGCTTCACCGTTCCCTACAGGCTCTACGAGTTCGACGGAGAGCTCAAGCTCGTCGAGGGACAAGAAATCGAGGGGAACTTCAGGGTCGAAGAGGACTTCGCGGTCTCGAAGGATGGGACGAGGGTTCACTACTTCCTTGTTAAGGGCGAGAGGGACGAGAAGAAAGCCTGGGTCTTCGGATACGGTGGCTTCAACATCTCGCTGACGCCACGCTTTTTCCCGCAGGCGATTCCCTTCATAAAGCGCGGGGGAACCTTCGGAATGGCCAACCTGCGCGGCGGAAGCGAGTACGGCGAGGAGTGGCACAGGGCTGGGATGAGAGAAAATAAGCAGAACGTCTTCGACGACTTCATAGCCGTCCTTGAGAAGCTGAAGGGCGAAGGATACAGGGTAGCGGCGTGGGGCAGGAGCAACGGCGGTCTTCTGGTCTCGGCAACCCTCGTCCAGAGGCCGGACGTAATGGACTCGGCGCTGATAGGCTACCCCGTCATAGACATGATGCGCTTCCACAAACTCTACATCGGTAGCGTCTGGATTCCGGAGTACGGCAACCCCGACGACCCGAGGGACAGGGAGTTCCTGCTGAGATACTCTCCATACCACAACGTCAGGCCGGCAGAATACCCGCCGACGCTCATCTACACTGGCCTCCACGACGACCGCGTGCACCCGGCCCATGCAATAAAGTTCTTCCTGAAGCTGAAAGAGGTAGGAGCACCGGTTTATCTCCGCGTCGAGACAAAGAGCGGGCACATGGGTGCTTCACCTGAGACGAGGGCGAGGGAGCTTGCCGATTTGCTCGCCTTCGTCCTAAAGGCGCTTTCGTGA
- a CDS encoding bifunctional 3,4-dihydroxy-2-butanone-4-phosphate synthase/GTP cyclohydrolase II: MNLEEIRRAILEGKPVVLIDDRREFEADLIYPAEIASAEVVNFMLSAKGLLCLTMDMDEASKKGFFRLPSKEGETNFLVPVDYQETFTGITAEERALTAKKLAEGLGVEAFRYPGHLHLLGGIGLNRRRGHTESSLELMEFLGFRRYALIIEILDKKGDSHNREYALKFAEEHGLPVITTDDVWKEFVKRKQLIRVYVNARLPTRYGEFRIIAFENELDFKEHVAIVKEPYGDVPLVRVHSKCLTGDTLASLKCDCGSQLANSLRMIAQEGGILLYMDQEGRGIGLKEKIKAYELQDKGLDTVEANEALGFKADERTYEAAFQMLRALGISKIRLITNNPAKAKALAEFGVEVVEVIPAPGEVTEHNRPYLRVKAKKLGHKLPFEV; this comes from the coding sequence ATGAACCTTGAAGAAATCCGGAGGGCGATCCTTGAGGGAAAACCCGTCGTGCTGATAGATGACAGAAGGGAATTCGAGGCCGATTTGATTTACCCGGCCGAGATTGCCTCTGCCGAGGTTGTGAACTTCATGCTCTCGGCCAAAGGCCTCCTCTGCCTCACGATGGATATGGATGAGGCCTCAAAGAAGGGCTTCTTCCGCCTGCCGAGCAAGGAAGGGGAGACGAACTTCCTCGTCCCCGTTGATTACCAAGAAACCTTCACGGGAATAACCGCGGAGGAGAGGGCTTTAACAGCTAAAAAGCTCGCCGAGGGGCTGGGGGTTGAAGCCTTCCGCTACCCCGGGCATCTGCACCTCCTCGGCGGGATAGGGCTCAACAGGCGCCGCGGCCACACGGAGAGCTCGCTCGAGCTCATGGAGTTCCTTGGATTCAGGCGCTACGCCCTGATAATCGAGATTCTCGACAAGAAAGGCGACTCCCACAACCGCGAGTACGCCCTCAAGTTCGCCGAGGAGCACGGCCTGCCGGTTATCACGACAGACGACGTCTGGAAGGAGTTCGTGAAGAGGAAGCAGCTCATTAGAGTTTACGTCAACGCGAGACTGCCGACAAGGTACGGGGAGTTCAGGATAATAGCCTTCGAGAACGAGCTGGACTTCAAGGAGCATGTCGCGATAGTCAAGGAACCATACGGCGACGTTCCTCTCGTCAGGGTGCACTCGAAGTGCCTAACCGGAGACACTCTTGCTTCCCTCAAGTGCGACTGCGGCAGTCAGCTGGCCAATTCGCTGAGGATGATAGCGCAGGAGGGCGGAATACTGCTCTACATGGACCAGGAGGGTAGGGGAATTGGCTTAAAGGAGAAGATTAAGGCCTACGAGCTCCAGGATAAGGGCTTAGATACCGTTGAGGCCAACGAAGCCTTGGGCTTTAAGGCCGACGAAAGGACCTACGAGGCGGCCTTCCAGATGCTTCGCGCCTTAGGCATTTCCAAAATCAGGCTCATAACGAACAACCCGGCGAAGGCCAAAGCCCTGGCGGAGTTCGGGGTTGAGGTGGTTGAGGTTATCCCCGCTCCGGGGGAGGTCACCGAGCACAACAGGCCCTATCTTAGGGTCAAGGCCAAAAAGCTCGGCCACAAGCTTCCCTTCGAGGTTTAG
- the ribH gene encoding 6,7-dimethyl-8-ribityllumazine synthase: MEVRTVEGGFIGTGLRMGIVVARFNDLLTEGLLKGALDCFERHGVERVDVVRVPGSFEIPLVAKKMAESGNYDAVLALGAVVRGETKHFDLVAGEVAKGVAKVSLDTGVPVIFGVITVEDELQGFNRAGVKSNKGFEYAMAALEMANLMKKL, from the coding sequence ATGGAGGTAAGAACAGTTGAGGGCGGTTTTATCGGAACCGGCCTGAGGATGGGAATAGTGGTTGCCCGCTTCAACGATTTGCTCACGGAGGGGCTCCTGAAGGGGGCACTCGACTGCTTCGAGAGGCACGGCGTTGAGAGGGTTGACGTCGTCAGGGTTCCCGGTTCCTTTGAGATTCCGCTGGTAGCCAAGAAAATGGCCGAGAGTGGAAACTACGACGCGGTTTTAGCCCTGGGAGCTGTCGTGAGGGGAGAAACCAAGCACTTCGACCTGGTCGCCGGTGAGGTTGCCAAGGGCGTTGCGAAGGTCTCGCTCGACACGGGCGTTCCAGTCATCTTCGGCGTCATAACCGTCGAGGACGAACTCCAGGGCTTCAACAGGGCGGGAGTGAAGAGCAACAAGGGCTTCGAGTACGCGATGGCCGCGCTCGAGATGGCGAACCTTATGAAAAAGTTATAA
- a CDS encoding IMP cyclohydrolase, with amino-acid sequence MTYTGRTLGVGLMRGKPFAFYLLCSRSFPRRRAIVRGNAVYIENLTKTDNPYVSYPVVRLLSEYAVITNGLQTDFIAQALEWESPKKALIHVLDALDYERDEYSTPRIAGIIGTDGKGWLGFAGKEEFWVRELELREGKAFVTATYNLGFTELEFPAFESAEELARKALELPFEKKVLAIGVMSDKKWKLALCNI; translated from the coding sequence GTGACCTACACTGGCAGAACCCTTGGGGTCGGGCTGATGAGGGGGAAGCCCTTCGCCTTCTACCTCCTCTGCTCCCGCTCCTTTCCGAGGAGGAGGGCAATCGTAAGGGGAAACGCCGTCTACATCGAGAACCTAACGAAGACGGACAACCCCTACGTGAGCTACCCGGTGGTGAGGCTCCTCAGCGAATACGCCGTAATCACGAACGGCCTCCAGACGGACTTCATAGCTCAGGCCCTCGAGTGGGAAAGCCCGAAGAAGGCCCTAATCCACGTTCTTGATGCCCTTGACTACGAGAGAGATGAATACAGCACGCCAAGGATAGCCGGGATAATCGGAACCGACGGTAAAGGCTGGCTCGGCTTCGCCGGAAAAGAGGAGTTCTGGGTGAGAGAGCTGGAACTGAGGGAAGGAAAGGCCTTCGTCACGGCAACGTACAACCTTGGCTTCACCGAGCTTGAGTTCCCGGCTTTCGAGAGTGCTGAAGAACTCGCGAGAAAGGCTTTGGAGCTTCCCTTCGAAAAGAAGGTGCTCGCCATTGGGGTTATGAGCGATAAAAAGTGGAAGTTAGCTTTATGCAATATCTAA